GTATTTTCACCTAAGAAAATTGCACCTGCATGTTTAATCTTTGGTAATAGCTCAAAAGAGTTTGCAGTCATTACTTCTAAGTGCTCAGGAGCTATTTCATTCATAAGAGTAATTGCTTCATCCATAGAAGAAGCAACGATAATAGCTCCTCTATCTTCAATTGATTTTCTAGCTATTTCTTCTCTACTTAGAGTTTGTAAATAGTTTTCTACCTCATCACTTGTTTGTTTTGCAATCTCTTCATCAATAGTAATCATAATTGAACTTGCCATTTCATCATGCTCTGCTTGTGACAAAAGGTCAATTGCTAAGTATTTTGGTTTTGCTGTACTATCAGCTAAAATCCCAATTTCAGAAGGTCCTGCAATCATATCAATGTGAACTTCTCCAAATACCAGCTTTTTAGCAGTTGCAACGAAGATATTTCCTGGTCCTGTTATTACATCAACTTTTGGAATAGTTTCAGTACCATAAGCCATAGCAGCAACAGCAGATGCTCCACCTACTTTGAAAGCTTTTTCAATACCACAAATATAACATGCTGCAAGCAATAGTTCATTTACTTCGTTATTTGGAGTTGGAGTACATACAACAATCTCTTCAACACCAGCAACAATTGCAGGAATTGCATTCATAAGTAAACTACTTGGATATGCAGCTTTTCCACCAGGAATATAAAGTCCAGCTCTATCTACAGGAGTTACTTTTTGTCCTAAGATAGTTCCATTTTTTTCAAAATCAATCCAAGATTTTGGTAATTGTTTTTCGTGGTAAGTTTTAATTCTGTCATATGCGATATGTAAAGCTTCTTTAAGTTTTTCATCAATATTTTCATAAGCTTTTTTCATATCATCTTTTGAAATTTGTAGTTCGTTGTCACTTTTAACTTCCCATTTATCAAACTTTTCAATGTGTTTTTTTAAAGCTTCGTTTCCATCTTCTACGATTTCATCAATTATGTTAGTTACAATTGATGATACCTCTTTAATATCAGTCTTTGCTCTTCCTAAGATGTTTTCAAACTCTTGTTTAAAGTTTGCATCATTTGTATTAA
The genomic region above belongs to Arcobacter sp. CECT 8983 and contains:
- the hisD gene encoding histidinol dehydrogenase, with product MKIINTNDANFKQEFENILGRAKTDIKEVSSIVTNIIDEIVEDGNEALKKHIEKFDKWEVKSDNELQISKDDMKKAYENIDEKLKEALHIAYDRIKTYHEKQLPKSWIDFEKNGTILGQKVTPVDRAGLYIPGGKAAYPSSLLMNAIPAIVAGVEEIVVCTPTPNNEVNELLLAACYICGIEKAFKVGGASAVAAMAYGTETIPKVDVITGPGNIFVATAKKLVFGEVHIDMIAGPSEIGILADSTAKPKYLAIDLLSQAEHDEMASSIMITIDEEIAKQTSDEVENYLQTLSREEIARKSIEDRGAIIVASSMDEAITLMNEIAPEHLEVMTANSFELLPKIKHAGAIFLGENTPEPIGDYIAGPNHTLPTGSTAKFYSPLNVENFLKKSSIINFSKQAIDELGEACALLADTEGLTAHAESVRVRLKDK